Proteins encoded by one window of Chondromyces crocatus:
- a CDS encoding HEAT repeat domain-containing protein, whose protein sequence is MSHNIEHFEKVRALAATSRILAVGGVRAVPRGATSSGSQITLYDDVSNKRLRAIEVPAHVFGLAIVPSATEGGELLAAARGDGRVGLYTLEGAEKQVLQAHTGAVRAVAAAPSGERVASVGDDGALRLWKVGEKKAVGEWSLSAAPLRAVAFDPGGELVAAAGDDGVVRVVTLASGAVREMSGHKGAVFALAFTPRDGRVASAGEDGVVRIWYLVGEVESETRGEGGTGHTGAVHALLFLPPIDALVDGKEISDRFLSSGEDGKVKVWRLEDRRKPRTIETSAAPLHAIAFAASGKQGTGMLFHGGDRRTVWRQAVDTTGMPVERTFQLTDGFHALEAELAGQKAAKLSGLKKAAVLEEPEAVELVLRSVRNDKDAEVRAYAAAKVAEHGRREGRPALREALDDQHALVRQAAYEALLSLDKESPLSALRLALASKAADVRSRALTALPALKESSPLVPGLIADKLSDHDATVRLTALSELMKLWPGQPEPLRTAFERGPADLRAEVLLQAITLGWLSTPVLSPIVARALDDEDAEVRRLAFAAKVIERRALSHVLEARDEDFARSVKDIARRLAQVRLGLAKGAGDAAASGGPKGGKDAKGKDGKGAGNQVSEAAIAEARAAIPGVGEAGAEPSEADLEPLLTAMACRTPDTAVRGARGLAQLGDTRALGALLQLSREQDAGLRRQAATALSALTDGRAAKRLVWMLDDPDAAVRAAALDAYGRIAPVGERPLAVAEVALRSSHQDIRVRGLDWLVKLPAEGQRPAEAESLLADAIEDEAAKVRGEAFRTLWAWHTKAPEGALDRALAARFPDLRLRAVEELKAAGEKAWALPRLEKTIADRDATVATAAYEAVVKLRGVETPEPHLAAMASEHATLRTKGAEGARVASAGALRSALMKQLEDGEPAPRHAAIDALNRVFPSENGPIATGLQSSFLDLRVRAAELCAARGEERLIDPMRALLADKELLKVPNPALVAAFQALRGRAASSLATLGAPRLLRYFATELLKDDDAGVREQAARGLAMAARPGDEGYLLDALGHKDIAVRSWAADGLSRLGDPRALPVLIGTLRHDHAPIRVATIMSFAALGPEGYGGMLQGLEDPSREVQELVFAIVMARDLRAFRRGEAPELLTSALSSQRSDVRFAAARALELRVEPEGYLGHLIELLTPPKPTGKADASEKASTEEKSEGGEKAGKGPKGWPSEQERARILVGLAEALAGDSPEQRYAAAQVLRLRSKAAEFFREAKKVGQIRAAGAAFVADTTPRGAEETDGTPPKGWLRRLFARDEVARPAESPAPEGVRAKVGGIVRNLFGRGEAPKAAVASEAGVVPEAEQKRLRWLAFGAYLGLLRQVSPGDDEGHRVRRDAIDRIVDLCAKGFVSETAAIPPLVRALEDPHHLVRRAALAGLRALFPAGSDEPLSLALGSTSADVARAVLDELAQRGEVARPRIVAALNAPVSEVRRYAFEILERMSPKGSLEPLLAALGSEHADLRLGVLDRLANASDARIVPALYKAMESEHDDLRLKAAELTARRQDDKAVDVLAAFLRSDQASAVTRARDALSALGTAAAVRAVAAWLEEQSEPATRAAGIRALGAMRNPASLQPLVGRFEDDAAEVRNAAFQALLDLVGEPWGVDPRHTRKDDRKPKVPTAEAIANALTFLRAAAQAKDPELRLAAAKKLAVGDAPEANELLVPLIADRDAATRIAAVSSYASRVEGKGAPTGPMEAVLRAGTRDLMLPAAVAVASRGLVAALRPLLLFVRAGEGGERERALLGLGTLGDPRAIEELETVAAGGTKEAPVELSMQAAATEAIGRMAAKLPANEVRARLVTRVEQALDGDVLELRQNAARGLRWIGGERSRVLLEKTAENRDAPEALNAVAVMQIGWLGDTASEPVLARLLSSYGHEVRHKARWALDKLFPNERMRVELLAVESEREDIADAAATYLAKEADPAELVPRLGKLKNEALRAKLTLGLLQRPTLPVDALVKLLAEEHAFARKAAAYILGARADALPGGAERTPLLRAAADAERRTAARWASTHGRERESELQAWLDLLWALRVLHVVDALPVMRSLAKGEGGTVPASVRREAVRAVKALATREVKKVAATDIDALRVALRDMDPDVRTAASAGLAALSPDASAKEVVALSPFDPVAFGPIAAAASAEVRGGLVKSERGRRLALPTVIPQGEVAALLTLAKSGSDPAERRDAIAALGRAGGSDALALLETLAFDKRGTDIALRKAAYRAYRYAKRRAEREKKVNALLARNANKTAGASA, encoded by the coding sequence ATGAGCCATAACATCGAGCATTTCGAGAAGGTCCGGGCCCTCGCGGCGACGTCGCGCATCCTGGCGGTGGGCGGTGTCCGCGCCGTGCCGCGGGGGGCGACGTCGAGCGGGAGCCAGATCACGCTGTACGACGACGTCTCGAACAAGCGGCTGCGCGCGATCGAGGTGCCGGCGCACGTGTTCGGGCTGGCGATCGTTCCTTCGGCGACGGAGGGGGGGGAGCTGCTGGCGGCGGCGCGCGGCGATGGGCGCGTGGGGCTCTATACGCTGGAGGGGGCGGAGAAGCAGGTGCTCCAGGCGCATACCGGCGCCGTGCGCGCGGTGGCGGCAGCGCCGAGCGGGGAGCGGGTGGCGAGCGTCGGTGACGATGGGGCGCTGCGGCTCTGGAAGGTCGGCGAGAAGAAGGCCGTCGGGGAGTGGTCGCTGTCGGCGGCGCCTCTGCGGGCGGTGGCGTTCGATCCTGGCGGGGAGCTGGTCGCCGCTGCGGGCGATGATGGTGTGGTGCGCGTGGTGACGCTCGCCTCGGGCGCGGTGCGCGAGATGTCCGGGCACAAGGGCGCCGTCTTCGCGCTCGCGTTCACGCCGCGGGATGGTCGGGTGGCGTCGGCGGGCGAGGATGGCGTCGTCCGCATCTGGTACCTCGTGGGCGAGGTCGAGAGCGAGACGCGCGGTGAGGGGGGGACGGGGCACACGGGCGCGGTGCACGCGCTGCTGTTCTTGCCGCCGATCGATGCGCTGGTGGACGGCAAGGAGATCAGCGATCGGTTCCTGTCCTCGGGCGAGGATGGGAAGGTGAAGGTGTGGCGGCTCGAAGATCGCCGCAAGCCGCGCACGATCGAGACGAGCGCGGCTCCGCTTCACGCGATCGCGTTCGCAGCGAGCGGCAAGCAAGGCACCGGGATGCTGTTCCACGGTGGGGATCGCCGGACGGTGTGGCGGCAAGCCGTGGACACCACGGGGATGCCCGTGGAGCGGACTTTCCAGCTCACGGACGGGTTCCACGCGCTGGAGGCGGAGCTCGCCGGGCAGAAGGCGGCGAAGCTCTCCGGTCTGAAGAAGGCCGCCGTGCTGGAGGAGCCGGAGGCGGTGGAGCTGGTGCTCCGGTCGGTCCGGAACGACAAGGACGCCGAGGTCCGGGCGTACGCGGCAGCGAAGGTCGCCGAGCACGGGCGGCGCGAGGGGCGCCCGGCGCTGCGGGAGGCGCTCGACGATCAGCACGCGCTGGTGCGGCAGGCGGCGTACGAGGCGCTGCTCTCGCTCGACAAGGAGAGCCCCTTGTCGGCGCTGCGGCTGGCGCTGGCGTCGAAGGCGGCGGATGTGCGGTCGAGGGCGCTGACCGCCCTGCCCGCGCTGAAGGAGTCGTCGCCGCTGGTCCCGGGGCTGATCGCGGACAAGCTCTCCGATCACGATGCGACGGTGCGGCTGACGGCGCTGTCGGAGCTGATGAAGCTGTGGCCAGGGCAGCCCGAGCCGCTGCGGACGGCGTTCGAGCGGGGGCCGGCGGATCTGCGGGCCGAGGTGCTGCTGCAAGCGATCACGCTGGGCTGGCTGTCGACGCCGGTGCTCTCGCCGATCGTGGCGCGGGCACTCGACGACGAGGACGCGGAGGTCCGGCGGCTGGCGTTCGCGGCGAAGGTGATCGAGCGGCGGGCGCTGTCGCATGTGCTCGAAGCGAGGGACGAGGACTTCGCGCGGAGCGTGAAGGACATCGCGCGGCGGCTGGCGCAGGTGCGGCTGGGGCTGGCGAAGGGGGCTGGCGACGCGGCGGCGAGCGGTGGTCCGAAGGGCGGAAAAGACGCCAAGGGGAAGGACGGCAAGGGGGCCGGGAATCAGGTGAGCGAGGCGGCGATCGCCGAGGCGCGGGCGGCGATCCCGGGCGTCGGTGAGGCGGGCGCGGAGCCGTCGGAGGCCGACTTGGAGCCGCTGCTCACCGCGATGGCGTGCCGCACGCCGGACACCGCGGTGCGTGGCGCGCGGGGGCTGGCGCAGCTCGGTGATACGCGGGCGCTGGGGGCACTGCTCCAGCTGTCGCGGGAGCAGGATGCGGGGCTGCGGCGTCAGGCGGCGACGGCGCTGTCGGCGCTGACCGATGGGCGGGCGGCGAAGCGGCTGGTCTGGATGCTCGACGATCCGGATGCGGCGGTGCGCGCGGCAGCGCTGGACGCGTATGGACGCATCGCGCCGGTGGGAGAGCGGCCGCTGGCCGTCGCCGAGGTGGCGCTGCGCTCTTCGCACCAGGACATCCGCGTGCGCGGGCTGGACTGGCTGGTGAAGCTGCCCGCCGAGGGGCAGCGACCTGCGGAAGCGGAGTCGTTGCTGGCCGACGCGATCGAAGATGAAGCGGCGAAGGTCCGTGGCGAGGCGTTCCGCACGCTGTGGGCCTGGCACACGAAGGCGCCCGAGGGCGCCCTCGATCGCGCGCTCGCGGCGCGGTTCCCCGACCTGCGGCTGCGCGCGGTGGAGGAGCTGAAGGCGGCAGGTGAGAAGGCGTGGGCGCTGCCGCGGCTGGAGAAGACGATCGCCGATCGGGATGCGACGGTGGCGACGGCGGCGTACGAGGCCGTCGTGAAGCTGCGCGGGGTGGAGACCCCCGAGCCGCACCTGGCAGCGATGGCGTCGGAGCACGCGACGCTGCGCACGAAGGGGGCGGAAGGGGCGCGCGTCGCCTCGGCCGGGGCGCTGCGGAGTGCGCTGATGAAGCAGCTCGAAGACGGCGAGCCGGCGCCGCGTCATGCGGCGATCGATGCGCTGAATCGGGTGTTCCCTTCGGAGAACGGTCCGATCGCGACGGGGCTCCAGTCGAGCTTCCTCGACCTGCGGGTGCGGGCGGCGGAGCTGTGCGCGGCGCGGGGGGAGGAGCGGCTCATCGATCCGATGCGCGCGCTGCTCGCAGACAAGGAGCTGCTGAAGGTCCCCAATCCGGCGTTGGTGGCTGCGTTCCAGGCGCTGCGAGGGCGGGCGGCGAGCTCGCTGGCGACGCTGGGGGCGCCGCGGCTGCTGCGGTACTTCGCGACGGAGCTGCTGAAGGACGACGACGCCGGGGTGCGCGAGCAGGCGGCGCGCGGTCTCGCCATGGCGGCGCGGCCGGGCGACGAGGGCTACCTGCTCGATGCGCTGGGGCACAAGGACATCGCGGTGCGCTCGTGGGCGGCCGATGGGCTGTCGCGCCTGGGGGATCCGCGCGCCCTGCCGGTGCTGATCGGGACGCTTCGGCACGATCACGCGCCGATCCGGGTGGCGACGATCATGTCGTTCGCTGCGCTGGGGCCCGAGGGCTACGGTGGGATGCTCCAGGGGCTGGAGGATCCTTCCCGCGAGGTGCAGGAGCTGGTCTTCGCGATCGTGATGGCGCGGGACCTGCGCGCCTTCCGCCGAGGGGAAGCGCCGGAGTTGCTGACGAGCGCGCTGTCGTCGCAGCGGAGCGATGTGCGGTTCGCGGCGGCGCGCGCCCTGGAGCTGCGGGTGGAGCCGGAAGGCTACCTGGGGCACCTGATCGAGCTGTTGACCCCGCCGAAGCCGACGGGGAAGGCCGACGCGAGCGAGAAGGCCAGCACCGAGGAGAAGAGCGAGGGCGGCGAGAAGGCCGGCAAGGGGCCGAAGGGCTGGCCGTCGGAGCAAGAGCGGGCGCGGATCCTGGTCGGCCTCGCCGAGGCGCTCGCCGGCGACAGCCCCGAGCAGCGCTACGCCGCGGCGCAGGTGCTGCGGTTGCGCTCGAAGGCCGCGGAGTTCTTCCGCGAGGCGAAGAAGGTCGGTCAGATCCGCGCGGCCGGTGCGGCGTTCGTCGCCGATACGACCCCGCGCGGCGCCGAGGAGACGGACGGTACGCCGCCGAAGGGCTGGCTGCGCCGCCTGTTCGCGCGTGACGAGGTGGCACGGCCTGCGGAGTCGCCGGCGCCCGAGGGCGTGCGCGCGAAGGTCGGCGGCATCGTGCGCAATCTGTTCGGTCGCGGTGAGGCGCCGAAGGCCGCCGTGGCGAGCGAGGCCGGCGTGGTGCCCGAGGCCGAGCAGAAGCGGCTCCGCTGGCTCGCGTTCGGCGCCTACCTGGGCCTCTTGCGCCAGGTGTCCCCGGGCGACGACGAGGGGCACCGCGTGCGGCGGGACGCGATCGACCGGATCGTGGACCTCTGCGCCAAGGGCTTCGTGAGCGAGACCGCGGCCATTCCGCCGCTCGTGCGCGCCCTCGAAGATCCCCACCACCTCGTGCGGCGCGCCGCGCTCGCCGGGCTGCGGGCGCTGTTCCCGGCGGGGTCGGACGAGCCGCTGTCGCTGGCCCTCGGCTCCACGTCGGCCGACGTGGCGCGCGCCGTGCTCGACGAGCTCGCGCAGCGCGGCGAGGTCGCGCGGCCCCGGATCGTGGCGGCGCTGAACGCCCCCGTGTCCGAGGTGCGTCGGTACGCCTTCGAGATCCTGGAGCGGATGAGCCCCAAGGGGAGCCTGGAGCCGCTGCTCGCGGCGCTGGGCAGCGAGCACGCAGACCTGCGGCTCGGTGTGCTGGATCGCCTGGCGAACGCGAGCGACGCGCGCATCGTGCCCGCCCTCTACAAGGCGATGGAGAGCGAGCACGACGATCTGCGCCTGAAGGCGGCCGAGCTGACGGCCCGCCGGCAGGACGACAAGGCCGTGGACGTGCTGGCCGCTTTCCTGCGCTCGGATCAAGCGAGCGCGGTGACGCGGGCGCGCGACGCGCTCTCGGCGCTCGGTACCGCGGCGGCGGTGCGCGCCGTCGCCGCCTGGCTGGAAGAGCAGTCGGAGCCGGCGACGCGCGCAGCGGGCATCCGTGCCCTCGGTGCGATGCGCAATCCGGCTTCGCTTCAGCCGCTCGTCGGTCGCTTCGAAGACGACGCGGCGGAGGTGCGGAACGCCGCGTTCCAGGCGCTGCTCGATCTCGTCGGAGAGCCCTGGGGCGTGGACCCGCGTCACACCCGCAAGGACGACCGCAAGCCCAAGGTCCCGACGGCCGAGGCGATCGCGAACGCCCTCACCTTCCTGCGCGCAGCGGCGCAAGCGAAGGACCCGGAGCTGCGGCTCGCGGCCGCGAAGAAGCTCGCCGTCGGTGACGCGCCGGAGGCGAACGAGCTGCTGGTGCCCCTGATCGCCGATCGGGACGCGGCGACCCGCATCGCCGCGGTGTCCTCGTACGCCTCTCGCGTGGAGGGCAAAGGCGCGCCGACGGGCCCGATGGAGGCCGTGCTGCGCGCCGGCACGCGGGATCTGATGCTGCCGGCCGCGGTGGCCGTGGCCTCGCGCGGGCTGGTCGCCGCGCTGCGGCCGCTGCTCTTGTTCGTGCGCGCGGGTGAAGGCGGCGAGCGGGAGCGCGCGCTGCTCGGGCTCGGTACGCTGGGTGATCCGCGCGCCATCGAGGAGCTGGAGACGGTCGCCGCGGGCGGCACCAAGGAAGCCCCGGTGGAGCTGTCGATGCAGGCGGCGGCCACCGAGGCGATCGGTCGGATGGCGGCCAAGCTGCCAGCGAACGAGGTGCGCGCTCGGCTCGTCACCCGGGTGGAGCAGGCGCTCGACGGCGACGTGCTCGAGCTTCGTCAGAACGCGGCGCGCGGGCTCCGATGGATCGGCGGCGAGAGGTCGCGGGTCTTGCTGGAGAAGACGGCGGAGAACCGCGACGCGCCGGAAGCGCTGAACGCCGTGGCCGTGATGCAGATCGGGTGGCTGGGGGACACGGCGTCCGAGCCGGTGCTCGCGCGGCTCCTCAGCTCGTACGGGCACGAGGTGCGGCACAAGGCCCGCTGGGCGCTGGACAAGCTCTTCCCGAACGAGCGCATGCGCGTCGAGCTGCTCGCGGTCGAGAGCGAGCGCGAAGACATCGCCGACGCCGCAGCGACCTACCTGGCCAAGGAGGCGGATCCGGCGGAGCTGGTACCGCGCCTCGGGAAGCTCAAGAACGAGGCGCTCCGCGCCAAGCTGACCCTGGGCCTCTTGCAGCGCCCGACGCTGCCGGTGGACGCGCTCGTGAAGCTGCTCGCCGAAGAGCACGCCTTCGCACGCAAGGCCGCCGCCTACATCCTGGGGGCGCGCGCGGACGCGCTCCCCGGCGGCGCGGAGCGGACTCCCCTGCTGCGTGCTGCCGCGGACGCGGAGCGACGGACGGCGGCGCGCTGGGCGAGCACGCACGGCCGCGAGCGCGAGAGTGAGCTCCAGGCATGGCTCGACCTCCTGTGGGCGCTCCGTGTCCTCCACGTGGTGGACGCCCTGCCCGTGATGCGCTCTCTCGCGAAGGGAGAGGGCGGCACGGTGCCGGCCTCGGTGCGACGAGAGGCCGTGCGCGCCGTGAAGGCCCTGGCCACCCGCGAGGTGAAGAAGGTGGCCGCCACGGACATCGACGCGCTGCGCGTGGCCCTCCGCGACATGGATCCGGACGTCCGGACCGCGGCCTCTGCGGGCCTCGCCGCCTTGTCTCCCGACGCCTCGGCGAAGGAGGTGGTCGCGCTGTCGCCCTTCGACCCGGTGGCCTTCGGCCCGATCGCGGCCGCAGCCTCGGCGGAGGTGCGCGGAGGGCTGGTGAAGAGCGAGCGTGGGAGGCGCCTGGCGCTGCCCACGGTCATCCCTCAGGGCGAGGTGGCTGCCCTGCTGACCCTGGCGAAATCGGGCAGCGATCCCGCCGAACGTCGGGACGCCATTGCTGCCCTGGGTCGTGCAGGCGGAAGTGACGCCTTGGCATTGCTGGAAACCCTGGCGTTTGATAAACGAGGGACGGACATCGCTTTGCGCAAAGCGGCCTACCGGGCCTACCGCTATGCGAAGCGTCGGGCCGAGCGAGAGAAGAAGGTGAACGCCTTGCTTGCCAGGAACGCGAACAAGACGGCCGGAGCGAGCGCATGA
- a CDS encoding SWIM zinc finger family protein, producing the protein MTTDTARPVQLRYSARSEVNADALTSNVRLALDGGRGVVGVRGRVRDAALFRDTLMAAAAILQSDLRYKGKDRTAYLAYLMKQGKKATAAIWEAQKAFLDKSLDEDEKTTSALDPVLTVHPDEISLEVFSRDESAYARVAFASDLFEGREAAHGTTFADLSPDLIAQMDRLRAYGAVDLDAGVNVAGRGPAEDRSTSVPYSWLRGFLQVQSAATLPAVTCELSPVDLYNALYTLRTRKAKTSPRGLRFELVPGRAPRMIVEPWEIVLEGHGEVFRGAPRVVRTFGRQRLLTLARVLPHAKRVRVQLRGPGLPVFWIIDLGKATLTAAMTGWTESSWASVASFDALMPHSASSEAERDALASRLTGVLRERGPSGLAELAEAAGVKVDAVRAAMQLACLRGRALFDVAREVYRPRELFSDAIDEQRIRYGSPREARAHRLLGTKEAPGAGEVTLTKVHDVAGEGVEIHGQVTDLEARRAFTPHFTMDVEGRVSDAACTCPTFRRSGLREGPCEHMIALRLAYARKRVEEDALRQTEEGRQLIRAETRTYVRRDESGAETVFRVSLDDKVVYVQWGARSAAGWSGAMGAAPVEPRASVVRHQRIWFDTDREAREAYFRRLEDLASEGFVDADVASA; encoded by the coding sequence ATGACGACGGACACCGCACGGCCGGTCCAGCTCCGGTACAGCGCGCGCAGCGAGGTGAACGCCGACGCTCTGACGTCGAACGTGCGTCTTGCGCTCGACGGCGGGCGTGGCGTGGTGGGCGTGCGCGGTCGGGTCCGTGACGCCGCCCTGTTCCGCGACACGCTCATGGCCGCTGCGGCCATCCTGCAGAGCGACCTTCGCTACAAGGGCAAGGACCGGACGGCGTACCTCGCCTACCTGATGAAGCAGGGCAAGAAGGCGACGGCGGCGATCTGGGAGGCGCAGAAGGCGTTCCTCGACAAGTCCCTGGACGAGGACGAGAAGACCACGTCGGCGCTCGATCCGGTGCTCACGGTGCACCCCGACGAGATCTCGCTGGAGGTGTTCTCGCGCGACGAGAGCGCCTATGCGCGGGTGGCCTTCGCGAGCGATCTGTTCGAGGGGCGCGAGGCGGCCCACGGCACCACCTTCGCCGATCTCTCGCCCGATCTGATCGCGCAGATGGACCGGCTCCGTGCCTACGGCGCGGTGGATCTCGACGCTGGCGTGAACGTCGCCGGTCGTGGTCCCGCCGAAGACCGCTCGACCTCCGTCCCCTACTCGTGGTTGCGCGGCTTCCTCCAGGTGCAGTCGGCGGCGACGTTGCCCGCGGTGACCTGCGAGCTGTCGCCGGTGGACCTGTACAATGCGCTCTACACGCTCCGGACGCGCAAGGCGAAGACGTCGCCGCGCGGCCTCCGCTTCGAGCTGGTGCCCGGGCGCGCGCCGCGGATGATCGTGGAGCCGTGGGAGATCGTGCTCGAAGGCCACGGCGAGGTGTTCCGCGGAGCGCCGCGTGTGGTGCGCACGTTCGGGCGACAGCGCTTGCTCACCCTGGCGCGCGTCCTCCCCCACGCGAAGCGCGTCCGGGTGCAGCTCCGGGGTCCTGGGCTGCCGGTGTTCTGGATCATCGATCTCGGCAAGGCGACGCTGACCGCCGCGATGACCGGCTGGACCGAGAGCAGCTGGGCGAGCGTGGCGTCGTTCGACGCCCTGATGCCGCACAGCGCTTCGAGCGAAGCCGAACGCGATGCGCTCGCGTCCCGTCTCACGGGCGTGCTGCGCGAGCGGGGCCCGAGTGGGCTCGCCGAGCTGGCCGAGGCGGCCGGCGTGAAGGTCGACGCGGTGCGGGCGGCGATGCAGCTCGCTTGCCTGCGCGGTCGAGCCCTCTTCGACGTGGCGCGCGAGGTGTACAGACCGCGAGAGCTCTTCAGCGACGCCATCGACGAGCAGCGCATCCGCTATGGCTCGCCCCGTGAGGCGCGCGCCCACCGGCTGCTGGGGACGAAGGAAGCCCCGGGGGCTGGCGAGGTGACGCTGACGAAGGTGCACGACGTCGCTGGCGAGGGGGTGGAGATCCACGGCCAGGTGACCGACCTGGAGGCGCGGCGCGCGTTCACGCCGCACTTCACGATGGATGTCGAAGGCCGCGTCTCCGACGCCGCCTGCACCTGCCCGACGTTCCGCCGCAGCGGCCTCCGCGAGGGGCCTTGCGAGCACATGATCGCCCTGCGGCTCGCCTACGCGCGCAAGCGGGTGGAGGAAGACGCGCTCCGGCAGACGGAGGAAGGGCGTCAGCTCATCCGGGCCGAGACGCGCACCTACGTGCGGCGTGACGAGAGCGGTGCGGAGACCGTCTTCCGCGTGTCGCTCGACGACAAGGTGGTCTACGTGCAGTGGGGAGCGCGCAGCGCAGCCGGATGGTCTGGCGCGATGGGTGCAGCTCCAGTGGAGCCGCGTGCATCCGTCGTGCGGCACCAGCGCATTTGGTTTGACACGGACCGCGAAGCGCGCGAGGCATACTTCCGTCGTCTGGAAGATCTTGCGTCCGAGGGGTTCGTGGATGCCGACGTCGCGTCGGCCTGA
- a CDS encoding reverse transcriptase family protein has product MTAKIDPIVQAAAPVVLPVTTAPAVKPTETAEERQRALEERVARWKAITEAGGIDSWVQAELSSRGLLVSGDPARMSDRERSQWKERKKAEVKERRTLRRQAWSAYLSSHIAHLGQGVHWEEKTGVDKFDVAQREERARALGLPAIASAEELAAKLEIPVARLRWLAFHREVDTGSHYKRWFIPKRDGTQRLITSPKRDLKRAQRWALRHVFEKLPVHGTAHGFLSARSIVTNAEAHAGADVVVKVDIKDFFPTVTWRRVRGLLRKAGLAEGPATLLSLLSTEAPRDVVQFRGKTLYVANGPRVLPQGAPTSPAITNALCLRLDRRMSGLARKLGMRYTRYADDLTFSWRAPAAAVASETGKKGKGKADAKAAEPRPQAPVGALLRAARDILGGEGFRLHPTKTTVMRRGDQQKVTGLVVNAAGSSVPAVRVPRERVRELRAAIRNRELGREGKGETLDQLKGLAAFVHMADPVRGRAFLERIAALESRSSG; this is encoded by the coding sequence GTGACCGCCAAGATCGACCCGATCGTCCAGGCAGCAGCGCCAGTCGTCCTCCCCGTCACCACCGCGCCCGCGGTGAAGCCCACGGAGACCGCCGAAGAGCGGCAGCGCGCCCTGGAAGAGCGCGTCGCCCGCTGGAAGGCGATCACCGAAGCGGGCGGCATCGACTCCTGGGTGCAGGCCGAGCTGTCGTCGCGGGGGTTGCTCGTCAGCGGGGACCCGGCGCGCATGTCCGACCGGGAGCGCTCGCAGTGGAAGGAGCGCAAGAAGGCCGAGGTCAAGGAGCGGCGGACGCTCCGGCGGCAAGCGTGGTCGGCCTACCTCTCAAGCCACATTGCGCACCTCGGCCAGGGCGTTCACTGGGAAGAGAAGACCGGCGTCGACAAGTTCGACGTCGCGCAGCGCGAGGAGCGCGCGCGTGCGCTGGGGTTGCCCGCGATCGCCAGCGCCGAAGAGCTGGCGGCGAAGCTGGAGATCCCGGTGGCGCGCTTGCGCTGGCTGGCGTTCCACCGGGAGGTGGACACGGGGAGCCACTACAAGCGCTGGTTCATCCCGAAGCGAGATGGAACGCAGCGGCTGATCACGTCGCCGAAGCGGGACCTGAAGCGCGCCCAGCGCTGGGCCCTCCGCCACGTGTTCGAGAAGCTGCCCGTCCACGGGACGGCGCACGGGTTTCTGTCGGCGCGGTCGATCGTGACGAACGCCGAGGCGCACGCCGGCGCCGACGTGGTGGTGAAGGTCGACATCAAGGACTTCTTCCCCACCGTGACCTGGCGGCGGGTGCGCGGCCTGCTGCGAAAGGCGGGGCTCGCGGAAGGGCCGGCGACGTTGCTGTCGCTGCTGTCGACCGAGGCGCCGCGGGACGTGGTGCAGTTCCGAGGGAAGACGCTGTACGTGGCGAACGGGCCGCGGGTGCTGCCGCAAGGCGCGCCGACGTCGCCCGCGATCACGAACGCGCTGTGCTTGCGGCTGGACCGGCGGATGTCGGGCCTCGCACGGAAGCTGGGGATGCGTTACACGCGCTACGCCGACGACCTGACCTTCTCGTGGCGTGCGCCGGCTGCAGCCGTGGCGAGCGAGACCGGCAAGAAGGGCAAGGGGAAGGCGGACGCGAAGGCGGCCGAGCCCAGGCCGCAGGCTCCCGTCGGCGCGCTCTTGCGGGCGGCGCGAGACATCCTGGGGGGCGAAGGGTTCCGGCTGCACCCGACGAAGACGACCGTGATGCGCCGGGGGGATCAGCAGAAGGTGACGGGCCTCGTGGTCAACGCGGCCGGGTCCTCGGTGCCGGCCGTGCGCGTGCCGCGCGAGCGGGTGCGCGAGCTGCGGGCGGCGATCCGGAACCGGGAGCTGGGGCGCGAAGGCAAAGGCGAGACGCTGGACCAGCTCAAGGGGCTGGCGGCGTTCGTTCACATGGCAGACCCGGTGCGCGGTCGTGCGTTCCTGGAGCGGATCGCGGCGCTGGAGTCGCGCTCGAGCGGCTGA